The genome window CTGCAGGGTTAGCAAAGTTGATTAACCAAGCATCTGGGCAAAGGCGTTCCATGTCTTTACAAATATCTAAAATAACTGGGATTGTGCGAAGTCCTTTGAACATGCCGCCTGGTCCGTTTGTTTCTTGACCAACAACGCCGTATGAATTCGGGATACGTTCGTCTTTCACACGTGCATCTAATAAACCTACACGTAATTGTGTTGTTACGAAATCAGCGTCTTTTAAAGCTTCTTCGCGGTCGAGTGTTAAATGGATTTCCATGTTAACGCCAGCTTTTTTTACCATGCGTTTTGCTAAATTACCAACGATTTCTAATTTTTCACGACCAGCTTCTACGTCTACTAACCATAGTTCACGAACTGGTAATTCGTCTTGACGTTTAATAAATCCTTCGATTAGTTCAGGTGTATAACTTGATCCGCCACCAATAGTTGCGATTTTAATACCTTTAGTCATTATTTATACCTCCAAGGATATTTTTTTGAAAAGGCTTACTTATTTGGTATCACCTTTTCTTCTCACAGTTATAGTATAGGAATTTTATGAAAAAATAGCTAGTATTTGACGAGCTTTAGGTAAGGATTTTCTAAGTAGGAACTTGTCACATTTGAGTAACGAGGTGTTACATGGTAAAATAAAGCGAAAAGAGGTGCGGAAATGCTTTTTTTGGATAAAAATTTGGAATTAAATGATACGGAATTAGATATTTATAATTATATTGTGGCGAATTTAGATAAGGTTGTTTATATGCGGATTCGTGATTTGGCGACGGAAGCGCACGTGAGTACGACGACAATTCTACGTTTTTGCCGAAAATTTGGTTGTAATGGTTTTTCGGAGTTTCGCGTGAAGCTGCAGCTTTATTTGGAAGAGCAGAAATTGGCGCAGATTGATATGGCGGATGAAACGACGTATATTGATTTTCTGAAACGCACGGCACAACCGGAGTTTAAAGCGCAAATTCAAAACGCGGTCGAAATTCTCCGTGACCGCGAACTGGTTTTATTTGCTGGGGTGGGTTCATCGGGTGTAATTGCTGAATATGGCGCGATTTATTTTTCGTCATTATTTACGCTGGCGCTACATATTGAAGATCCGCTTAACCACCCGTTTTACCATTTATCGAGCAAATTATCCGATAAAATTTGCATGATTGCGATTTCGGTGGAAGGGGAAAATGAAGACATCATCAGATATATTCACCAACTGAAAGCGCAAAATTGTAAAGTAATTTCGATTACGAATAGCGCGAAATCGACTATTGCGAGGCTCTCTGATGCGAACATCGCTTATTATATTAATAAAGAAATGTACCAGGAAGCGAATATCACGTCCCAACTACCGGCGCTATATACGATTGAAAATATTGCCCGGGAAATAAGAACACAGCTTGATAAAGAAAAAATGTAAAATACCAGTTTTGCTTGGATTTCCGAGCAAAACTTTTTTTGTAACAAAATTGTCACTTACGAAGAATTTTTTAATTTGCTACGATAGTTCTTTGGAGGTGAAATTATGTACAGTAATATGAAAGAGAAGGTTGTTTTTACACTTATTATGTGTTCTTTGATGATTTTATGCATGAGCTCTTATAATATCTTACTTGAAAATGGTATTGGTACGGATTCTTTGATGATTATTTTAAAAGCATTTGTCCCGTTTCTTTTTATTGGATTTTTATTAGACTTTTTTGTTGTCGGAAAAATTGCGAATCGTCTGCACGCCCTTTTGGTTAGTGAAGATGCTTCGAAATTTAAAAAGATCATTATGATGCAATTATTAATGGTTACGTTTATGTGTGTGCTTATGTCAACGCTTAGCCTGATTGTAAACCAAGGCGAATGGAGTCATTTAGGTATTCTTATTTTACGCAATTATTTTGTGGCTTTATTTTTGCAAATCTTTATCGTGTCACCGTTTGTGCGGCTAATTAGTCCGCGGATTTTTGCGCTTTTGTAAAAATGAAAAACGCTTAGTCGAGTTTAGGCCCGGCTAAGCGTTTTGCTATTTATGTTCGGCGTAATAAGCATCGAGCGCGTCTTCCACGGTTTTCTTCGTGTAGCCATTATCGATAAGGTAGCCAAGATCGTGTTTTCTAAAGCTGGTTTTCAAATGATCAATTAGGTCAGCGAAGTAATATTCAATGCCTTTGTCATCAAGCCATTTGAGCAAGTCTTTCATAGATTCGGTTGCGGTTGTATCAATGTTAATAATCGCACTCGCTTCAAAAATGACTAGTTTCGTATCATCTTGGACAGCTTCTTTTAAGCCATCTGCAAATTTGTTAAAGTTCCCGAAGAAAAGAGAAGCACTATAACGATAAATGACGACATTGGAATTGGTTTTGCTTCTGATTTACGTTTTAAGTCGAAATAACCGTGGCGTCCTTCGATTACTCCAAGAATCGCAATTGGTGTTTTCATCGAACGACTTACTACGTTAATGAATGATAGGAAAATTCCAAGTAGTACCCCGAAAATAACGCCAACTAAAAGGGTTCCAAGTGCTGCAACAATCCAAACAGTTGCTTCACGACGAGAAACTTTGAATAAACCTTTTAACACATCTACATCAATAATACCTACAAGAGCAGCGAATACGATACCTGAAAGAACCGGTTGTGGCATATAGTAAAGTAAGCCGCTTAAGAAGGCAACGATCAGAGCGATAATGGTCGCAGCAACGATAGAAACCATCTGCGTTTTACCACGAAATTGTTCGTTAGCAGCAGTTCTTGATACGCTGGCACTCGCTGGAGAACAACCAGAAAATGCAGCGACGAAATTAGAAACCCCATAAGCAAATAATTCACGATTATCATCAATCGTATATTTGTTTCTCATAGCAAAACTTTCACTTGGCAAAAGCGAACCGGCAAAAGTTGCGATGGCACAGACTAAACCACCGCCAATCGCCAGTGCCCATGAACTTGCACCAAAATCTGGTAGTGCTAGCGAAGGGAAACCAACTGGGATTTTACCAACAATATCAACATTATATTGATCTAATTTAAAGAAATAAGCAGCCATTGTCCCAAGTACTAAAACAACAAGAGACATAGGGATTTTGGGTATTACTTTTTTACAAGTGATAACAATAATGACTGTGACTACGCCCATGGCAAATGAAATCCAATTGGACTGGAAAAATTGTCCGAAAATAATGCCTAGACTAGAGAAGAAACTATCTCCGCTTTCTTTTAGACCCATTATCTTAGGAATTTGCCCCATAATGATGGAGACACTAAGTCCGGAAATGAATCCACTAAGAACCGGGGCTGATATGTATTTTGCGAAACGTCCTAATTTTAATACGGAGAAAAGAACTAAAAATATCGCACAAAAGAATGCGAGAATTGGTGCGAGCGCGATAGCTTCTTTAGATCCGGCAGCAAGTCCAGCCGTTCCTAAAATGATGGATCCTGTGATGGCACTTGCCGTTGCATCAATTCCGAAAATAAGTTGCGGTGAACTGGCAAATATAACATAGGCAATAACCGGTAAAAATGACGCATATAATCCATAAATGGGTGGAAGTCCTGCTACTTGTGCATATCCCATTGCAACTGGAATCGTCAGTGCAGCAACACCAACGCCTGAAATGACATCATTTCGTAAATAGGATATTTTGTACCCATTTAGTGAAAGCAAGATGTGTTTAAACATAAGTTCCTCCCTTGAAATGTATTTTTACTCTTTATTCTACATCATAAATACATATTAATGAAATCTTATACTATTTACCCGTTTTGACATAGAACAATCATCTCTACATTAGTTTTATTACAATTATCCAAAAAAACGCCTTATTCTAAAAAAACAATGGGAAACCTATCACTCCTTCTTTGTGCTAACTCTGATTCATGTTAGACTGAAACATAGAAAGTCCAAAATTAGGAAAAAGAAAGCAGGGGGTTACAAATGGCAACGCAAAAGAATTTAGTTGATTTAGCAACAAAAGCTTATATTTACGGTTTTCCTTTCATTTTTAATACACAACAAATCGAGCGTTATGTAACGGTAGGGATTGGTGGAACAAAGCAAGTTCCTTTCAATAATTTTACTCATGCATCTCGCTTGGCAGAACCGTCTGATAAATTTGTCAGTGTGAACAACGATACTATTTATTCTAATGCACCAATTGATGTTAGTGCCGGACCGGTCGTTTTAAGTGTACCCGATACAAGTGGTCGTTATTATGTACTTCAGTTTGTTGATGCATGGTCAAACAATTTTGCTTATGTTGGAAAACGTGCAACGGGGACTTCAGCTGGCAAATTTCTTTTAACTCCTCCAAATTGGAACGGTGATGTTCCTGCTGATATGATAGAAATTAAATTTCCTACTAATATAGGGATTATTATTGGCCGACTTGCTTGTGACGGTGAAGC of Listeria monocytogenes contains these proteins:
- a CDS encoding MurR/RpiR family transcriptional regulator; this translates as MLFLDKNLELNDTELDIYNYIVANLDKVVYMRIRDLATEAHVSTTTILRFCRKFGCNGFSEFRVKLQLYLEEQKLAQIDMADETTYIDFLKRTAQPEFKAQIQNAVEILRDRELVLFAGVGSSGVIAEYGAIYFSSLFTLALHIEDPLNHPFYHLSSKLSDKICMIAISVEGENEDIIRYIHQLKAQNCKVISITNSAKSTIARLSDANIAYYINKEMYQEANITSQLPALYTIENIAREIRTQLDKEKM